The sequence tcccgggtctccaggatcacaccccaggctgcaggtggcaccaaaccgcttcgccaccggggctgccctatctttgCACTTTCTGATGTGTAAGATAGAGATCTAGAAATCGAATTGCTTGGTCACAAATACAAGTGTTTGACCATTACGATGCAGGTAAGTACTGCCCACCTGCCATACTAAAAGGTGGTCTCTAAggacataaaaaattaaatgccagCCTGGGAGGGCATGATCCCAATGGCTTCATGGTCATGAAGTCAGTATCTTGCCTTCCACCCTGAAAGTCTTTCTCCCCACTCTGTCCCTGCCATGCATGGTCCCCCCACAGACAGAAGCTAACTGGGAGATGTATCTGCTGAGGGGTTATCAGACCAGCCTGCCTGATGGTGGTGGTCTGCCTACACTCCAGGGGACTTCCCAGTCCGGTTCACACGGCTCCACTCCCACCTGGTATTATTGTCCTCTAGACTCCAgaggctcgggatccctgggtggtgcagcggtttggcacctgcctttggcccagggcgcgatcctagagacccggaatcgaatcccacatcgggctcccggtgcacggagcctgcttctccctctgcctgtgtctctgcctctttctctctctctctctgtgtgactatcataaataaataaaaattttaaaaaaatctagactcCAGAGGCTCTGTATGCTGGAGGGCACACATTGGTGGACACCGGCATTCCATGTACCAAGCCAGCCCCTGCCCTTAAGACCactgacagggatccctgggtggcgcagtggtttggcgcctgcctttggcccagggcgtgatcctggagacccggaatcgaatcccacatcgggctcccggtgcatggagcctgcttctccctctgcctgtgtctctgcctctccctctctctgtgtgactatcataaataaattttttaaaaaaattaaaaaaaaaagaccactgaCAAGTAGGGTGGGGGTGCAGACCATGAACCGCTGCTGCCCAGATGCCACACAAGTGCCTCCCAGAGGCCTGCTCTGATTGCTGAGAAAGCCCAGGGAGGCAACCATGGCAGGGCCACAGTGGGGGACATGGGCACCAAGACCTGAATGGGAGTCTGGGTTCCCACTTACTCCACCACTTCCTGCTGGGAGCTCTTGGTGAGGCCCTGTCCAGACGCTGAGAAGGAACCAAGGGAGGGCAGGGGTCCATCCTGTCTCATTAAAGCAGCTCAGTAGCCAACAACCAGGATGCGTAAAGCTCCCACTGTGTGTTCCCACTAGGTTTACACTTTGAAGGTACTCCAGCgaattttccaaatgttcttATCTCATTTTGGTATCTCTTTTGGTCCCACCACAGCCTTTAAGGACACCagttattattcctgtttttccAGTGTGAGACAACCGAGACGcccaagacagagaaagaaagcgGCTTGCTCGGCACGGAGGATGGAAGGGCCAGTTCTCTGCCCCGTAAAACTAACTGAGGTCCAGGGAGGGAAAGTGATTTGCCTGAGGTCACGCAGTAAGTCAGGGACAGACTCTGGTTCCCCAAGCAGTGCTCCTGCACCACCACGGCTGCCCCTCCGCATCGTCTAGAAAGAAGGGGATTCGCAACCTTCACCCTGGGGCGGCCCCGTCCGGGTGCCCACGAGGTCGCGGCACCGCAGCCACCAGGCACacggcccccaccccagcacgGCGGCTCCCGGAGCCTCAGGGGTCATCAGCAGTGGGACcgctgcgggggggcgggggggcgtgcagggggtgcagggctgggagaggcgggcggggggtggggccaGGGCCGTGACTCAGCCGGGCGGGCCGGGAAGGGCTGCCCAGCCGGTCGGACCGGCCGGGGTGCAAAGGAGCCGCCGGGGCCCTCCCGGGGCTGGGCCGCCCGGGGGGTGACGGGAAGGGAGGCCGGCCGGGCGCGGGCGGGACGGAGGCGCGGGCGGCGCGAGGGCTGCGGACGGGGATGCGAGCGgggccccgccggccgccgcACCCGGAGCCCCGCTGAAGCGGCCGCGGGGAGCCCGCGCGGGAGCCGAGATGTGTCTGCGCCTGGGTGAGCCGCGGCGGGACGGCCCGGAGGCCCCCGCCGCCCCAGATCCCCCGCGGCGGAGCGCTGgcgcccgagcccgagccccgagccccggggTCCGCGCCGCCTCCTCCCGCGCCGCTCTCCGCTctcggcctcagtttccccggcggggaggtggagaggggatgGCGTAGCGCCGCCGCCCCTCGCCCCTACTTTCCTTTCTTACCGAGgagaggaccccccccccacccccggcgggAGGAGGAGAGTCGCTGGAGAGagcgggagggagagagagccagggcCCGGGGGGTTCTGAGCCCGAGGCCTTGCAAAAGGCTCCCCCTTCACCCCGCTCCACGCCGCCCACCAGGCGGGGATGGAAGGGCCGCTCGCAAACAGCGGGACACAGTAGGACCCGTGCGTCCTCTCCCCTCACTCCCTGGGCACGGGGATGCTGCCCTTGGGCATCAGACAGACCTGAGGACTCCCCACTCTCAGCCAAGAGACCTTgggaacctcagtttcctcatctgtaaaatggggatggcaGCCCCACCTCCTAGGACTACTGTGAGAAGGAAGTTCGCTCCTAAGAGTGAAGTGAGCCACATTGCTAAGTGCTCTAAGAATGGTCACTTAGAAACTAAGAGAGGCCAGGCCCCGAGACTCGGCCTGGGCACAGCGCTGCTCTGGCACAGCACCTCCTGTTTGACCAAGTCTTGGTCCTAGGACGTTGTTGTTGTTCATGAGCCCAACCCTGAGCCAGATGGTGTCTGGGCTGCcaggtaggtgggtggatggggtggtGGGTCAGGTCCCTGGGAGGAAGCTTCCTGTTTGGCCTGCAATTAAGCTTCACAATGTCATTCCAGTTCCACAGTTCCTGTCCAGCTCATTATCTGCCCTCTGCTCCTAGACCTGGTCCAGCTGCAGAGGACCGTGCTGGTCTCAGAGACCACTGGACCAGCCcctccccattttacatatggcAAGGTCAGGCAGAAGGGCTGTGACAGTGACCCTATCCTCCCTGCTCCCTAGGAACTGCCTCTTGGCACAGGGCCCCCAAGAACATCCAACCTAgcgattccttccttccttccttccttccttccttccttccttccttccttccttccttccttccttctttccttcctctctctctctctctttttttttctctctctctctctctttttttaagatttattcatttattcatgagagacgagagagagagagagagagagagagagagagaggcagagggagaagcaggctcccctcagggaccccaatgtgggacttgattctggatcccaggatcatgccctgagccaaaggcagtcacccaggcatccttcttttttttttttttttttttaagattttatttatttattcatgagagagagcttgaggcagagacacaggcagagggagaagcaggctccatgcaaggagctcgacgtgggactcgatccggggactccaggatcacgccctggcccgaaggcaggcgctaaaccgctgagccacccagggattcccccatccctctctatctttttctttatctcttttagcTACAGGGCTCCCATAAATGAAATATGATCCAACCCTTTCTgccacagatggggaaactgaggtctaaGAAGGGACTCACAGGTCCCACTGGAAAGAGCTAAACAAAGAAAGGGGTTGCTTGGTTCAGGGGCCTGGCCAGTCTCCCAGAGCTGGCTGGAATGAGGGGGCTGAGAGGGCCAAAGGGCTAGCAAGGTGTGTATCctcaggggcagagccaggatccaCAGGAGAACATTCCAGAGGGATATATGGAGCAGCCTGGGCTGTCCAAAGAGGAGAGTTCCTTGTTCCTGGGGTGTGCAGGTAGGGGCTGGGAAGCCACTTGGCCACTCAGAGGGAATTTGCATACAAGTCTCTGATGTTCTTTTGATCCCAGCCTCCCCCACTGGCCCTGGCCCTGTCCGGTGCCCCTGCACCAAGAGCTGGCTTTTCCCAACACCCCCAGGGTATGCCCCCCACCTTCCCATCTGTGTCCTCGTGGGACCCTCCTTCTCCACTGGGAGACAAGGgttattcttctcattttaaagatgaggaaatggataCTCAGAGACTGAGTTTCTTGCCCCAAGTCAGTTCAGTAATTGTGAGTTGATTATCTACTGTGTGCCTGGCTCTATACACCAAACTGAATTCTGAGCAGGACCTGATCCTTGCTCCATGTACTAGGGGATCCTGGGGCCTGGACACTGTCAAACTCACCGTGGTacctcagggcctggcacagagcagacacTCCGTGAACATTTGTGTAATAAACTCCTGAATGAATAAGTCAGTGAATGGGGAGTTTAGTAGAAAGATCATGGATCTAGAGCTAGAGACTCAAGTTTCCAGCCTTAGAGTTCCAAAGACTCTCATGAAGGCATTATGAACCCCTTTTCTGaatgagaaaaccgaggctcaAGACAAGTTACCAACTCCAAGTCatccagaaacagaaacagacttaGAGCCCACTGTCCCTTACTCCTGccagggcctcagttttctcctctgccaGAGGATGAGCCCTACCCGTAGCCCTGACGTGGCTGTCCCCAACAGGTGGCCTGAATGTGGCTGACTTCCGGAAGGTGCTGATGAAGACAgggctggtgctggtggtgctgggcCACGTGAGCTTCATTGCAGCCGCTCTACTCCATGGCACCGTGCTGCGCTACGTGACTGCCCCGCACGATGCTGTGGCCCTGCAGTACTGCGTGGTCAACATCGTCTCTGTCACTTCTGCCATCGTGGTATGGCCAGGCTGGGAGGGTGACCGGCGAGAGCGAGTGGAGGGGGCTTGAAAGGTCTTTGATGAGTCCCTACCCCGAGCCTGGGGTGGGCACGTAGAGATCCCCAcgccctctgctctgccccttaCCAACTGTTCATGTCTCTCAACCTCTCTGTCTGCCTCAGCTGCCTTGTCTATAACATGGGGAAGGTAACAAGTGTCCACCTCAGAGGGTCCTGGTGAGTACTAATGAGATCATCCACATCAAGTGTTTGTCCCAGTATCTAGCACACGGGTAGTGCTGACTACTGCGAGCTAGGATTATTATTACAATAAGGAAGTAGTCAAGCAGTGCTGGACGAAAGGAAGGAGCATCAGCTCAGCTTGGGAGGGTCCAGTAGTGTTCACAGAGGTGGAGGCCCCTGAGCTGGGTATTGATGGATGAGTAGGAGTTCAAAGATAGGCTGTAATTACCACAACCCAGATAGGAGGCATGCTGGGGCCAGCAGGTAGGAGGGGAAGCTGGGATGACATTCCAGATacagagaatggcagaggcaAAGGTGTGGAGGTGGGATTAGCTAAAATCTATTCTGGAGATGCTGAAAAAACCGACTTGTCAGGAACTCAGCACTGGCCTGGTCTATGGTAGGTGCTCGATTAATGGTGGCCATGGTTAGGACCGGATGTCAATACCTGTTTGAGGAATACATGAGTGAAGGAGCCTGGTATTCTCAAGGTCATAAAGCTCTTTCCCACCTGTTAGCAGAGGTGGTGACAGCTGTTGGACAACATCCATACCTCAAATTCTGGAGTTCCACCTCTGCTGCCTCCTGCCTGAGGGACTTATTTCTGTCTCTAAAGCCTATTCTGTCCTCTACAAAGTGAAGCTCAAACAGCCTGCTGGGCCCCAAGGCTGGGGTGAATGAAGATCTCAGGCCTCAGCTGGCAGGAGAGCCTCAGTCAATGGGACAGGGCTGGGCGGTGCAGATGTGTGTAGTGTCCCCCGGTGTTAGTGGGTTCCTTCCTCTCACCTGCCTTGCAAGGAAGTCAGGGAAAGCAGTGAGCTCCGGGTTTGGAGGTCCACTGGGGATGGGCTCCGGGCCACACCCCTTCAGCTTTGCCCTCATTTTCTCAGCTAATCCTCATTGCTTCCGGCAACATGGGCCACACCGAGGGCGAGCCCAATGTCCTGCTGATAGAAAGAAACCAAGCTGGATTTGAAACGACTTGTGTATGACACCAAACCTAGTGTCCTCTCTGTGAGCTCAGCCTTCAGAGTAGGACTTAGCCCCAAGAGGCTGAGGCACTTACTTGAGTCTGCTTGGTGAATTAAAGACATTGCTGGATCCCCATCAGACAACCTGCCTCCCATGCGCCCAGCCCATAGAATTCTACTcctaaagttttctcttttttcttttctttttttctttaagtaggctccatgctaggtgtggagtctTGAACAGGGGTCTTGAACTCACATCcttgagatccagacctgagctgagctggaattgaatgcttaaccgactgagccacccaggcacccctactccATAAAGTTTTCTGACttgttaaaataacaattttgtttttagttccttGCCAGTTGAGCTACTTAGTTTCTTCCAAAATCTTTTCCACTCCAGGGAGGCTTGTCGGATATACCCTGTGACATGACCCTGCAGCCCTGTGCTACACAGGGGCCTGTTTGAGATATACAACTATGTGCAGTGGGAGTCATGGAAGGTTGCAGGCAGGGAATTACTGGGTATTAGAAACATGTCTTCAGGGCTGGACATGAGGAGTCAGTGCCTCTGTGCAGATGGAAGTAATGAGGCCAAAGCCAAGCCAGGttgaggggctgggggctgggagggctaGAGTTAGCCTTAGTGGAGTCTTTGTCCAAGAGTGGCCCTGACCCCCTACCCACTCTCCTTCCCCCACAGGTCATCACATCAGGCATTGCAGCCATCGTGTTGTCACGCTACCTCCCCAGCATCCCCCTGGTATGCGGCTCCTCCTGGGAGGGGCTGTAGGGGTAGCACAGGGGCAGTGGCCACCCCCAAGGGCCTGGTCTGCCTGGAGGGAGCGAGGCCGACTTCATGACATCCATTGACCAgtacccacctctcctcccccatcTAGCGCTGGACAGTGTTTAGCTCGAGTGTGGCATGTGCCCTTCTGTCTCTGACCTGTGCTCTGGGCCTCTTGGCCTCGATCGCTGTGACGTTTGCCACCCAGGGCCATGCACTACTGGCTGCCTGCACTTTTGGAAGCCCCGAATTGCTAGTACTGGTGCCTGACTGTCCCTTCGACCCCACACGCATTTATGTGAGTGCTTAGGCCTTGGGATTGCAGGGAGTGCGGGGCTGGGGTAGGAGAGTGGGGGGTGCTCATCAGAGGCAGGAAGGGTTCTTGGAGACCCCCCCCATCCTGTGCCTTGTGCCCCCACAGAGCTCCAGCCTGTGCCTCTGGGGCATTTCGCTAGTTCTCTGCGTGGCAGAGAGTGTGTTTGCTGTACGCTGTGCCCAGCTCGCCCACCAGCTGCTGGAACTGAGGCCGTGGTGGGGAAAAAGCAGCCACCGCATGGTAAGGCCTGCTATCCCCTCTTTCAGCCCGACTCCCCATGTTTCTGGGAGCACTTGCTGGGGAGCTAGGCTGGTCTTCCCCTACTCCTCTGTATGGGGCGCTTGCCGTGAGAACTGGGGCAAAAGCTTTTCCCCCAGGACAAAAGGGAGAAGCTTGGAGGCTTAGAGAGGTCAGATCTCCCAGCTAAGTCACACAGCTGAAATGTGGCTCCCCCAAGGGCCAGGATGAGtcttgagggagaagcaggagtaTTTTATATGGGAGGGAGTAGTGATGCCTCTTTGCCCCAGAGATCCTCgcagccctcccctcctcccatcccctagGTGTCCTGGAGGAGCAGACTCAGACCCCAGCACCCTCTTGTGCCTCTGCAGATGCAGGAGAGCCCAGAGCCTGTGGAGGGCCGTGACCTGCTGAGCTGTACCAGTTCTGAGCCGCTGACTCTCTGAGAGCTGATGTCCGGTCCAGGCCCCATGACCACTATGGCCCTACAACCAAGTCTGCACTGTGACCAGGCCAGGATTCCTGGAGCAGACCCGAGAGGCTCACTGGTCACTCAGGGACCCCACTGGGGCTTTCCACCCCCTCCTTCAGCTACCCAGCCCACTGCGCTGAAATGAGACTTTATTCTGaagttattaaaaagaacagagatgcTCCACATGGATGCATGCAGCAGGGGCGGGGACTTGGCCAGGGGGCCTGTGCTTCTTTCCCACACAGGATGCTGTGGGTGGGGCTCTGGGTGTGTCTGCCCATCCgtgggcctgtgtgtgtgtgtgtgtgtgtgtgtgtgtgtgcatgtgtgtgtctgagagaggAAAACTACACAGAAGGATCAGTGGGTCTGTGTTCATCCAAGTGCTGAAAGGCAGGTAGGGGTTCATGGGACCCACAGCTGGGAGGCTGGACTGGGAGGTTCTCCTTTGCATCCTGGCCTCCAGGCCCGACAAAAGCAGCGGAACAGGAAGAGTTGAGGCCTTCCTGCAGGGAAGGACTGCTCAAGGAAGCTTTTTCCTCAAACACCTCTGGaatccttctcttctttccaaatGAAGACAGCCTCCTCACCTGGGCATGATTCCCCCTCCACCCTAACGGAGAGCTACTAGAGCTGGGTGGGGGCTCGGGGAGGAGCTTGAGGCTGCGGgtaggggcggggtgggggggggcaggagaaTGGTAAGAGAAGGCTGACCCAGCCAGAGCCTGCGTCTCAACCACGGCCTCAGGGAGCTACTGCCTCGACGGGAGGTGCTGACCGCTTGCTTGCTTGGGCATTGGGGCTACCGCGGGGTTCCCTTCTCCATAGACCCCGGAATGCAGGCCCTGGGGGAGCCCAGTCTGACCCCCAGGCTGGACAGACACAAGGGAGAGGAAGCTGAGAGCCGGGAGAGGGCCAgtgaaggcagggaggagggggaaccTGGGTCCTCTCGCTCAGAACTGGGAGGCGCTGCTCGGGTCGCACTGCAGCAGACGCACGATGGACGGGTCGCTTTTGGCTCCGCGGATGAACTCCTCCAGGGACAGCTTGCCTGCGGGGCGAGGGGGGCAGTGAGCGGGAGGAGGCCGCGGGAGAGCGACGGGGTGtggcgcccgccccgccccgcccctgcccctcaccGTCGTTGTTCGTGTCCATTTGGCGGAAGATCTTCTCGGTCCTCTTTTCTGGGGTCGACTCGTCCTCCGGCATCTTCATTACGGACGAAACCATCTTGTAAATGGCctgaggggcgggagggggaggcagggagtgaGAGGAGCCTGcccgagccccccacccccccatcccaaGCCGCCCGCAGCGACGCGGAAGATCGCAGCTCCTGGGGGAGGCGGAGAGGTGGTCGCGGAGAagcgggagggcgggggggggggggatgttcaggaaggcttcccagaagaGGGGGCTATTGGAGTGGGCCCTGACCAAGTTCCTTTGGCGCGCCAGGCGGGAAAGGCATTGCAGGCAGAGCAGCCTGCACGTACGGAGGCCCCGCGGCGGGAAGCTCGGAGTCGGCGCCGAGAATTTGGGGTGTCTGAGTGCAGGGGGCCAGGGGAGATGCTGGAGGCTATCAGGGCCCGGATAGCGAAGGGACTAGAACACCTGGCGCCGCAGGCTGCAGGGTAAGTACGGGCCAGGCGCTGCTCTTCTGGAACTTGGGGGCTCTGGGCGGCCAGCGCTCgggggcctgcagggggcgcTGGGCAGAGGAGGCGACGCTGGGCTGCGGGGCCTCTGTGGCCGGCAGGGGGCGCAGGGTCTCTCTGAGGGCTGAAGGCCCGAGGCAGCTGGGCTCAGAGGGGGCGGAGACGTTATGCAAATAAACTCAAAAGAGCAtctgccgggggcggggccagtaTGCGCTCCGTGGTGCCCAGAACTGCAGCTGCCACGTGCAGGAGCTCTGGAGGCAACGCGAGGGAGGGTAGGGTATTTGTGCTACATGTACACAGAGCACGTAAGGCTTGGCTTGTGGGATAGGCTGGGTCCCAGCGCCCCACAGCTCAAGGACTAAATCGATCACCCCAATCCTCCAGCTTTTTGCTACTGACACCTCCGCCCAGAAGCCTCCCTTCTTCCATCCCAAAAACTTCCCTTGCCTTAGATCCGGCCGCAGCCTGCGTACTGGTCTCTTCAGGCCTCTCTCCCTCAGGTCTGTCCCCTATACTGCCTCTGAAAGCTTTCCAAACACAGATCACCGCCCTGTCCACAGCCCAATGGGCCACCCCCTCGTTCCCATCACACACGCAGGCTTCCCTCCAGGCCCACCATGCACCCAGCTCCTTCTGGATGCTGCCCCACGCTCCTTCTGCTGCCTCCCACTCTTCCTTGGGACTCAACTTACATGGCACTTTTTTAGGGAGGCCTTCTCCGATCCCAGCTGGGTCAAGGCCCCCATGCTGGCCCAGAGTCTCCTGGGCTTTTCCTTTGGGGACACCTCTTTGTAAGTTATTTTGCCTTTGTAGGATTGCTCCTAGTCCCCAGCATACAGATAAAGATCATGGACACCTAGCTAGTGTCCATATCCTCAgaacttagcacagtgtctggcatctGGCAGGGACTCCACTGTTTAAAAGCCTTTGGCACCTCCCACTGTCCTCTCTACTGAGTCCAAACC comes from Canis lupus familiaris isolate Mischka breed German Shepherd chromosome 2, alternate assembly UU_Cfam_GSD_1.0, whole genome shotgun sequence and encodes:
- the TMEM54 gene encoding transmembrane protein 54 isoform X3 encodes the protein MSPTLSQMVSGLPGGLNVADFRKVLMKTGLVLVVLGHVSFIAAALLHGTVLRYVTAPHDAVALQYCVVNIVSVTSAIVVITSGIAAIVLSRYLPSIPLRWTVFSSSVACALLSLTCALGLLASIAVTFATQGHALLAACTFGSPELLVLVPDCPFDPTRIYMQESPEPVEGRDLLSCTSSEPLTL
- the TMEM54 gene encoding transmembrane protein 54 isoform X2; translated protein: MCLRLGGLNVADFRKVLMKTGLVLVVLGHVSFIAAALLHGTVLRYVTAPHDAVALQYCVVNIVSVTSAIVVITSGIAAIVLSRYLPSIPLRWTVFSSSVACALLSLTCALGLLASIAVTFATQGHALLAACTFGSPELLVLVPDCPFDPTRIYSSSLCLWGISLVLCVAESVFAVRCAQLAHQLLELRPWWGKSSHRMMQESPEPVEGRDLLSCTSSEPLTL
- the TMEM54 gene encoding transmembrane protein 54 isoform X1; protein product: MSPTLSQMVSGLPGGLNVADFRKVLMKTGLVLVVLGHVSFIAAALLHGTVLRYVTAPHDAVALQYCVVNIVSVTSAIVVITSGIAAIVLSRYLPSIPLRWTVFSSSVACALLSLTCALGLLASIAVTFATQGHALLAACTFGSPELLVLVPDCPFDPTRIYSSSLCLWGISLVLCVAESVFAVRCAQLAHQLLELRPWWGKSSHRMMQESPEPVEGRDLLSCTSSEPLTL